One window of the Pyrinomonadaceae bacterium genome contains the following:
- a CDS encoding 4Fe-4S binding protein has protein sequence MTYVVVEPCVDCKYTDCAAVCPVEAFHELTDRLYINADTCIDCDACVPECPVEAIYADTSLPENYSEWLQINIDEAPKYPVISQKIPALFGPNCKGQPE, from the coding sequence ATGACGTACGTTGTTGTTGAACCGTGTGTTGATTGCAAGTACACCGATTGCGCTGCGGTTTGTCCGGTCGAAGCATTTCACGAATTAACAGATCGTCTTTATATCAACGCCGACACGTGCATTGATTGCGACGCGTGCGTTCCCGAGTGTCCCGTCGAAGCCATCTACGCCGACACCAGTCTTCCGGAAAATTATTCCGAGTGGTTGCAAATCAACATTGACGAAGCGCCGAAGTATCCGGTGATTAGTCAGAAGATCCCCGCTCTGTTTGGGCCGAACTGCAAAGGCCAGCCTGAATAA
- a CDS encoding M20/M25/M40 family metallo-hydrolase has product MRKQILSLALAVSLFVLPFAAVAQPRTPKPKPISATVLAARGVETINAEQMRAYLSFIASDEMEGRDTPSRGLDTTAKFLALNLSRWGFKPAGDDGTFFQKIALRRDAIDGPKSSAEIDGQKFSFGEDFLPNSVPATLQGPLVFAGSGWVIKSKNLNPYEGVDVKGKIIVVMGQPFPGFPRGVTRADLAGRQGVDWSSPGIYAQQHGAKGVLAIADPQTLQNWEQARARATQGGRLTVEKFTTTQNAPSVSTTTMSMNMATALLKGEKFDAAALVSKFNANEALPTFELSSSKNVKVNITVKNERPMTQNVVAVWEGSDPNLKNEYVALGAHYDHVGVCAPGSADPICNGADDDGSGTTAMLAMAEALARARQRPKRSVLFVWHCGEEKGLWGSRYFAENPTVPLDKIVTQLNMDMIGRSKKDGDTNSRNQTLSGPNTVYVIGSKMMSTELGELSERINATYLNMQLDYKFDDPADPNRFFFRSDHINYARKGIPIIFYFDGVHEDYHRPGDEPQKIDYEKLQRITRTVYVTLWEIAIRPMRPKVDKQLPAGTE; this is encoded by the coding sequence ATGCGTAAACAAATCCTGTCACTGGCACTAGCCGTTAGTCTGTTTGTCCTGCCGTTTGCTGCTGTTGCACAGCCGCGTACCCCCAAACCAAAGCCAATTTCCGCGACAGTGCTCGCCGCCCGCGGGGTTGAGACGATTAACGCCGAACAGATGCGCGCGTATCTTTCTTTTATCGCGTCGGACGAGATGGAAGGACGCGACACGCCCTCGCGCGGGTTGGACACGACGGCGAAGTTTCTCGCGTTGAACCTCAGTCGCTGGGGCTTCAAGCCTGCAGGTGATGACGGAACCTTCTTTCAAAAGATTGCTTTGCGTCGCGACGCGATTGACGGCCCGAAATCGTCAGCCGAGATCGATGGCCAGAAATTTTCTTTCGGCGAAGACTTCCTGCCGAACTCGGTGCCGGCGACGTTGCAAGGACCTTTGGTGTTCGCCGGAAGCGGGTGGGTGATCAAATCCAAGAACCTGAATCCTTACGAGGGCGTCGATGTAAAGGGCAAGATTATTGTGGTGATGGGCCAGCCTTTTCCCGGCTTTCCTCGCGGAGTGACGCGCGCTGATCTGGCCGGCCGGCAAGGCGTCGACTGGAGCAGCCCCGGAATTTATGCGCAGCAACACGGCGCGAAAGGCGTGCTGGCGATTGCCGATCCGCAGACGCTTCAGAATTGGGAACAGGCTCGCGCACGTGCCACCCAGGGCGGACGGCTCACGGTTGAGAAATTCACCACTACGCAGAACGCTCCGTCAGTTTCAACCACTACCATGTCGATGAATATGGCGACCGCGCTGCTTAAAGGTGAGAAGTTCGACGCGGCCGCGCTGGTCAGCAAGTTTAACGCCAACGAAGCGCTGCCGACGTTCGAATTAAGCTCAAGCAAGAACGTGAAGGTCAACATCACGGTCAAGAATGAACGCCCGATGACCCAGAACGTGGTCGCTGTCTGGGAAGGCAGCGATCCGAATCTGAAGAACGAATACGTCGCCCTGGGTGCGCATTACGATCATGTCGGCGTCTGCGCGCCGGGATCTGCGGATCCCATCTGCAACGGCGCTGATGATGACGGTTCAGGAACGACGGCGATGCTGGCGATGGCGGAAGCGCTCGCGCGAGCCAGGCAGCGGCCAAAACGTTCAGTGCTTTTCGTCTGGCATTGCGGTGAGGAAAAAGGGCTGTGGGGCTCGCGCTACTTCGCCGAGAATCCGACCGTGCCGCTCGACAAGATCGTGACTCAGCTAAACATGGACATGATCGGTCGCAGTAAAAAAGACGGCGACACGAACTCACGAAATCAAACTCTCTCAGGCCCGAACACGGTTTACGTTATCGGTTCGAAGATGATGAGCACCGAACTGGGCGAGTTGAGCGAGCGGATCAATGCGACCTACCTGAATATGCAGTTAGATTACAAATTCGATGATCCGGCAGATCCGAACCGCTTCTTTTTCCGCAGCGATCACATCAACTACGCGCGCAAGGGCATTCCGATCATCTTCTACTTCGACGGTGTACACGAAGACTACCACCGACCCGGCGACGAGCCGCAGAAGATCGACTATGAAAAACTTCAGCGGATAACTCGGACTGTCTACGTGACGTTGTGGGAGATCGCGATCCGTCCGATGCGTCCGAAAGTCGATAAGCAGTTGCCGGCAGGAACTGAATAG
- a CDS encoding VWA domain-containing protein, whose amino-acid sequence MFFTNLLRHIILVGLVSALPAAALAQGSTAPSPNPPAARTVKMSLIVTDQSNHSVGDIKKEDLQLLEDKVPQTLTLFEKDSRPVKYVVAIDTSGSFKDLLEPVIEASKMLVNQNRDLDETMLMRFISSGKIEKVEDFTSDKSKLFRGLDGLYVEQGQTAVVDAMYVAVQTAAEYKAGDTSLRRAVVMFSDGEERASYYKVEQLVKLLRSTDVQLFLIGITVHLDRASYMRPGQKEKAEKLLKKIAGESGGRVFFPTKPSELAEALNETTKDLRGQYLIGFEPNNTGGQDKFRKIEVKVIDAPDKKHIAISRPGYFLYPPAIEVPKKKSN is encoded by the coding sequence ATGTTTTTCACAAATCTCCTTCGCCACATAATTTTGGTTGGACTTGTTTCGGCGTTGCCCGCGGCCGCGTTGGCGCAAGGGTCAACAGCGCCATCCCCAAATCCGCCGGCGGCGCGCACTGTCAAAATGAGCCTGATCGTGACTGATCAATCCAATCATTCGGTTGGTGACATCAAGAAGGAGGATCTGCAACTTCTCGAGGACAAAGTACCCCAGACTTTGACCCTTTTTGAAAAGGACAGCAGGCCCGTCAAGTATGTCGTCGCCATTGACACGTCCGGGTCATTCAAGGACCTGCTGGAACCTGTGATTGAAGCAAGCAAAATGCTCGTCAATCAGAACCGCGACCTGGACGAGACCATGCTGATGAGGTTCATTAGTAGCGGCAAGATCGAGAAGGTCGAAGACTTTACGTCTGATAAGAGCAAACTCTTTCGTGGCTTAGACGGTCTCTACGTTGAACAGGGCCAGACCGCCGTGGTTGACGCGATGTATGTGGCAGTTCAGACGGCAGCCGAATACAAGGCGGGTGACACGTCGCTTCGGCGCGCAGTCGTCATGTTCTCTGACGGTGAGGAGCGAGCTAGTTACTACAAAGTTGAGCAGCTGGTTAAGCTTTTACGTAGTACTGACGTACAGTTGTTTCTCATTGGAATTACCGTGCACCTGGATCGCGCAAGCTACATGAGACCGGGTCAGAAAGAAAAAGCGGAGAAATTACTGAAAAAGATTGCAGGTGAAAGCGGGGGGCGCGTCTTCTTCCCCACCAAGCCCAGCGAGCTGGCGGAGGCTTTGAATGAGACGACTAAGGACCTGCGGGGCCAATACTTAATTGGCTTCGAGCCCAACAACACCGGTGGTCAGGACAAATTCCGCAAGATCGAAGTGAAGGTTATTGACGCGCCAGACAAGAAGCATATTGCTATTTCACGGCCAGGTTACTTTCTATACCCACCAGCCATAGAGGTACCCAAAAAGAAATCTAATTGA
- the trxA gene encoding thioredoxin has translation MPAPEATDGKPHPVTDDSFARDVVEASATQPVLVDAWAEWCGPCRMIAPLLDELAAEANGRYTIAKLNVDENPRTAAQFNIRSIPTLLIFKNGKLVDQIIGAQPKQAIAARLAAQI, from the coding sequence TTGCCTGCACCTGAGGCGACGGATGGAAAGCCGCACCCGGTTACCGACGATAGCTTTGCGCGTGATGTAGTTGAAGCTTCGGCAACTCAACCCGTGCTGGTCGACGCGTGGGCTGAATGGTGTGGGCCGTGCCGGATGATCGCGCCGCTGCTGGATGAATTGGCTGCTGAGGCAAACGGGCGCTATACGATTGCCAAATTGAATGTAGACGAGAACCCACGAACCGCAGCCCAGTTCAACATCCGCAGCATACCCACGCTGCTGATCTTCAAAAACGGAAAGCTCGTGGACCAAATCATCGGCGCCCAGCCGAAACAGGCCATTGCCGCGCGCCTCGCGGCGCAGATCTAA
- a CDS encoding NAD(P)(+) transhydrogenase (Re/Si-specific) subunit beta, translated as MHWQTYFIEFSYLLASILFILGLKGLSHPETAKKGMHMAEFGMLMAIIGTLMHFEIVSYTWIIVGLLVGSTLGLAMGVWVPMTAMPQRTALSHAFGAFAAALVGIAEYYSYTEGIKPLADLGHIKMGALGFEVMFGSLTTTGSLIAFGKLQGILPGQPLVYRGQNVFNMGLLAVMIGLFVYLIFVPTAVIPFYAMLGLAFVFGVLLVMPIGSADMPVVMSLLNSYAGLAAAATGFVLGNNVLIIAGTLDGFSGFILSILMCRAMNRSITNVLFGAFGSPAAATDQGEQGTMREVGMEDVAVQLAYASKVVFVPGYGLATAQAQHAVRELATVLENRGVTVKYGIHPVAGRMPGHMNVLLAEANVPYSQLYELEQINPDLTSTDVAVVIGANDVVNPDARDNPGSPIAGMPIIEVDRAKSVIVLKRGQGKGFSGLENPLFFKPVTGMLYGDAKDTLTKLVGAVQHA; from the coding sequence ATGCACTGGCAAACCTACTTCATCGAATTTAGCTACCTGCTCGCTTCAATCCTTTTCATTCTCGGATTGAAGGGCTTGAGCCATCCCGAAACGGCCAAGAAGGGCATGCACATGGCCGAGTTCGGAATGCTGATGGCCATCATCGGCACGCTCATGCACTTCGAGATCGTCAGCTACACCTGGATTATCGTGGGACTGCTGGTCGGCTCGACGTTGGGCTTGGCGATGGGCGTGTGGGTGCCGATGACGGCGATGCCGCAACGGACCGCTCTGTCGCACGCGTTCGGCGCGTTCGCCGCGGCGCTGGTCGGCATTGCCGAGTACTACAGCTACACAGAGGGCATCAAGCCCCTGGCCGACCTGGGCCACATCAAGATGGGCGCGCTTGGGTTCGAGGTCATGTTCGGCTCGCTCACAACAACCGGCAGTCTGATCGCATTTGGAAAGTTGCAGGGCATTCTGCCTGGCCAGCCGCTCGTTTATCGCGGCCAGAATGTATTCAACATGGGCTTGCTGGCTGTAATGATCGGCCTGTTCGTCTATCTGATTTTCGTGCCCACCGCCGTGATTCCGTTCTACGCGATGCTCGGCCTGGCTTTCGTGTTCGGCGTGCTGCTCGTGATGCCGATCGGCTCGGCCGACATGCCGGTCGTGATGTCTCTGCTGAACTCGTACGCCGGCCTGGCGGCCGCGGCCACGGGATTTGTATTAGGCAACAACGTTCTGATCATTGCGGGCACGCTCGACGGTTTCTCGGGCTTCATCCTGTCGATCCTGATGTGCCGCGCGATGAACCGGTCAATCACAAACGTTCTGTTCGGCGCGTTCGGCAGTCCGGCTGCCGCGACTGACCAGGGCGAACAGGGCACGATGCGCGAAGTGGGCATGGAAGATGTCGCCGTCCAGCTCGCGTATGCGAGCAAGGTTGTGTTCGTGCCGGGCTATGGCCTGGCCACCGCGCAGGCGCAGCACGCGGTCCGCGAACTCGCCACCGTGCTGGAGAATCGAGGCGTGACCGTCAAGTACGGCATTCATCCGGTGGCCGGTCGCATGCCCGGTCACATGAACGTTTTGCTGGCCGAAGCCAACGTGCCTTACTCGCAGCTGTACGAACTCGAACAAATTAATCCAGACCTCACGAGCACAGATGTGGCTGTGGTGATTGGCGCGAACGACGTTGTTAATCCCGACGCGCGCGACAACCCCGGCAGCCCGATCGCCGGCATGCCGATCATCGAGGTCGATCGCGCGAAGTCCGTGATCGTCCTCAAACGCGGTCAGGGCAAAGGGTTCTCGGGCCTCGAAAACCCCCTATTCTTCAAACCCGTCACGGGGATGCTCTATGGCGACGCGAAGGACACGCTGACGAAACTAGTCGGCGCCGTCCAGCACGCGTAA
- a CDS encoding amidohydrolase has product MKSLTAVLCLFLFALPPASPQQKADLIFTNGNVYTVDTKRPRAQAIAVRGDRIVFVGTNAAVKRFQGSNTRVVDLRGATVVPGLADAHAHFTGVGQREMTLNLEGITTLEEFLAKVKERVDQAKPGEWITGRGWIETFWKPPVFPTRADLDKVAPNNPVYLTRADGHASVANSAAIKLAGLTKDTKDPFGGQVLKDKQTGEPTGMLIDTAQSFVSGRIPPRGEGSAEEAMVLANKRSLELGWTQIHDAGGSYREVELFKRLYSEGKLKVRLYKAVHGPSADAQRLMKEGPTIGAFDHRFTFRTIKVVSDGALGSRGAALLEPYSDDPGNKGILRVKVEELRPMLEEALRTGIQVETHAIGDWANRFILDEYERALKTVPAANRKVRDPRWRDEHTQIVNPADLPRFAKLGIIPSMQPSHAIGDLHFVPSRIGIPRTKGAYAWQTLIKSGAIIAGGSDAPVERGEPMIEFYAAVARKDIRGFSGEGWHPEEKATREQALKMFTIWPAFAAFEEKLRGSIEAGKLADLTILSADIMEIPEADILKTRCVMTVINGEIVYEAR; this is encoded by the coding sequence ATGAAGAGCTTAACCGCGGTCCTTTGTCTTTTTCTGTTTGCCCTGCCCCCGGCTTCGCCTCAACAGAAAGCGGACCTGATATTCACGAACGGCAACGTTTACACCGTCGACACTAAGCGGCCGCGCGCGCAGGCGATTGCCGTGCGGGGCGATCGGATTGTGTTTGTGGGCACGAATGCGGCAGTGAAGAGATTTCAGGGAAGCAACACGCGCGTTGTCGATCTACGCGGCGCCACCGTCGTGCCGGGACTTGCTGACGCGCATGCGCACTTCACCGGCGTGGGTCAGCGCGAGATGACTTTAAATCTTGAAGGCATCACGACGCTGGAAGAATTTCTTGCCAAAGTGAAAGAGCGCGTCGATCAAGCCAAGCCCGGCGAGTGGATCACCGGCCGCGGTTGGATTGAAACCTTCTGGAAGCCGCCGGTATTTCCGACGCGCGCCGATCTCGACAAAGTCGCGCCGAACAATCCGGTGTACCTCACGCGCGCCGATGGTCACGCGTCCGTTGCCAACAGCGCCGCCATAAAGCTCGCCGGCTTAACAAAGGACACGAAAGACCCTTTTGGCGGACAAGTCCTGAAGGACAAGCAGACCGGCGAACCGACTGGCATGCTGATCGACACCGCGCAGAGCTTTGTGTCAGGACGCATTCCACCGCGCGGCGAAGGTAGCGCCGAGGAAGCGATGGTGCTTGCTAATAAGCGCAGCCTCGAACTTGGCTGGACGCAGATTCATGACGCCGGCGGAAGTTATCGCGAAGTCGAACTTTTCAAAAGACTTTACAGTGAAGGCAAATTAAAGGTTCGTCTTTACAAAGCAGTGCATGGACCAAGCGCCGACGCGCAACGTCTAATGAAAGAAGGCCCAACGATAGGTGCGTTCGACCATCGCTTCACCTTCCGCACAATCAAAGTTGTCTCCGACGGCGCGCTCGGATCGCGTGGCGCGGCGTTGTTGGAACCCTACAGCGACGATCCCGGCAACAAAGGCATCCTGCGCGTCAAAGTGGAAGAGCTGCGGCCGATGCTTGAAGAAGCTTTGCGCACAGGCATTCAGGTCGAAACGCATGCGATTGGCGACTGGGCAAATCGTTTCATCCTTGACGAGTACGAGCGGGCTTTGAAAACCGTGCCGGCGGCAAATCGAAAGGTTCGCGATCCACGCTGGCGCGACGAACACACGCAGATCGTAAATCCGGCGGACCTTCCGCGCTTTGCCAAACTCGGAATCATTCCTTCAATGCAGCCGTCGCACGCCATCGGCGATCTGCACTTTGTGCCGAGTCGCATCGGGATTCCCCGGACGAAGGGCGCATACGCCTGGCAAACCTTAATCAAATCGGGCGCGATTATCGCCGGTGGCTCTGACGCGCCGGTCGAACGCGGCGAGCCGATGATCGAGTTCTACGCCGCCGTCGCGCGCAAAGACATTCGCGGCTTTTCAGGCGAAGGCTGGCATCCGGAAGAAAAAGCGACGCGCGAACAGGCATTGAAGATGTTCACGATTTGGCCTGCGTTTGCGGCCTTTGAAGAAAAACTTCGTGGCTCGATTGAAGCCGGCAAGCTCGCCGATCTAACAATCCTTTCGGCTGATATCATGGAGATTCCGGAAGCCGACATCCTCAAGACGCGTTGCGTGATGACCGTGATTAATGGTGAGATAGTCTACGAAGCCCGGTAA
- a CDS encoding DUF445 family protein translates to MHGYGAAWLAIWMLFHPYKPVKLLGITIWPQGMIPRHRERLAQSIGNAVGNELVSQETVFQALFETGFFERKVEGFVNSYTTELLSTAYPSLIEALPTGARAPVLDTIAALQYRLAEHIASVLKSDQTAEAIESFVDRQVDSLLERRLNETVSEETFTQVLGFAEGRFTDLVNDERFEANVSSFVSERLGDLAGTHASLAEMFTPETVALIKDRITQQVGPIADQLAEIVTSPTTRNQIGGLIKREVDDYYRDLSFLKKIFISRERIYQEVDDLVHATMPRRVDEYLRGPAFASEATVFINTTVDNFMTRPLSELVGQVSSERFETIRREAGARFVAMARSPELARSVSTYLTDAVARLRPQTLRELLERLNPESAPRVKKFLTGSLLTVLARDDTARTINGILSSQIERFLVSPIGRLADHMPEGAIEKASVALTGKITAAARERLPAAIAEFDVGGVVRKKVSDYPIDKLEELVLMVARHHLKTIEMFGAIIGFWIGVAQAIYFWFTYVPK, encoded by the coding sequence GTGCATGGTTACGGCGCGGCGTGGCTCGCAATCTGGATGCTGTTTCACCCGTATAAGCCGGTGAAACTTCTCGGCATCACGATTTGGCCGCAGGGAATGATTCCGCGTCATCGCGAGCGGCTGGCCCAATCAATCGGGAACGCGGTCGGCAACGAACTCGTTTCGCAGGAAACAGTCTTCCAGGCGCTGTTCGAAACGGGATTCTTCGAACGTAAGGTCGAAGGCTTTGTTAATTCGTATACGACCGAACTGCTGTCAACCGCCTATCCGTCGCTGATCGAAGCGTTGCCTACGGGCGCGCGCGCGCCGGTGCTCGATACGATTGCGGCGTTGCAATACCGGCTCGCGGAACACATCGCATCGGTCTTGAAGAGTGACCAAACGGCTGAAGCGATCGAGAGCTTTGTCGATCGTCAGGTTGATAGCCTGCTCGAGCGGCGGCTGAACGAAACCGTCAGCGAAGAGACGTTCACGCAAGTCCTCGGGTTTGCCGAGGGACGCTTTACCGATCTCGTCAACGACGAACGGTTCGAAGCAAATGTCAGTTCGTTCGTGAGCGAACGACTCGGCGATCTCGCCGGCACGCATGCGTCTTTGGCCGAGATGTTCACGCCGGAAACTGTGGCCCTGATCAAAGATCGCATTACGCAACAGGTCGGGCCGATTGCGGATCAGCTGGCTGAGATTGTCACCAGTCCGACCACGCGCAATCAGATCGGCGGACTGATTAAACGTGAAGTCGATGATTACTACCGCGACCTTTCCTTCCTGAAAAAGATTTTCATCTCGCGCGAGCGCATCTACCAGGAAGTTGACGACCTGGTTCACGCGACCATGCCGCGACGCGTTGATGAATATCTGCGCGGGCCGGCGTTCGCGAGCGAAGCCACAGTCTTCATAAACACGACGGTCGATAATTTCATGACCCGGCCTTTGAGCGAATTGGTTGGCCAGGTTTCTTCTGAGCGATTTGAGACTATTCGCCGTGAAGCAGGCGCCAGATTTGTGGCCATGGCCCGCAGTCCGGAACTGGCGCGATCGGTTTCGACGTACCTGACGGACGCAGTCGCGCGTTTGCGGCCCCAAACCCTGCGTGAACTGCTCGAGAGGCTGAATCCGGAATCAGCGCCCCGGGTGAAGAAGTTCTTGACCGGCAGCTTGCTGACCGTGCTGGCGCGGGACGACACGGCGCGGACAATTAATGGAATTCTAAGCTCGCAGATTGAACGGTTCTTGGTTTCGCCGATTGGCCGGCTCGCCGATCACATGCCCGAAGGAGCTATCGAGAAAGCGAGCGTGGCGCTCACCGGAAAAATTACGGCGGCCGCACGCGAACGTTTGCCGGCGGCGATCGCCGAATTCGACGTTGGGGGAGTAGTGCGCAAGAAGGTTTCCGACTACCCGATCGATAAGTTGGAAGAGTTAGTGCTGATGGTAGCCAGGCATCATCTGAAGACGATCGAAATGTTCGGCGCCATCATCGGCTTTTGGATCGGCGTGGCGCAGGCGATCTATTTTTGGTTTACCTATGTGCCGAAATAA
- a CDS encoding NAD(P) transhydrogenase subunit alpha has product MNIAVLNESGPSEARVALMPESVQKLVAAKASVSVESGAGIGAARTDEDFTSAGASVVTDRNALLAETDVLVVVSRPAEEDFKRMKRGAVVLGFLRPLDEPARLVPALENGLTTFSMELVPRITRAQAMDALSSMATVAGYKAVLLGADRIPRMFPMLMTAAGTVPPARVLVLGAGVAGLQAIATARRLGAVVEAYDVRAAAGEQVRSLGAKFLEVDLGGLQTEDKGGYAVELSEEALKRGRDLIAEQAKSADVIITTAQVPGRRAPVLMDETAVNGMKRGSVVIDLAGATGGNVTASQPDEIVERNGVTILAPTNLPATVPVHASQLYSRNVTSFLNLMIKDGELQLDMNDDVVGPSCVTHEGQWVNQRVAAAVGL; this is encoded by the coding sequence ATGAACATCGCGGTGCTGAACGAGTCCGGCCCCAGCGAAGCGCGTGTTGCGCTGATGCCTGAATCAGTTCAGAAACTCGTCGCGGCGAAAGCTTCAGTCTCCGTCGAAAGCGGCGCCGGAATCGGCGCGGCGCGTACCGATGAAGACTTCACGAGCGCCGGTGCGAGTGTGGTTACTGATCGAAATGCGCTGCTCGCCGAAACTGACGTGCTGGTCGTCGTTAGCCGCCCTGCGGAAGAAGATTTCAAACGAATGAAGCGAGGCGCGGTCGTGCTCGGATTTCTGCGCCCGCTCGATGAGCCCGCCAGGTTAGTCCCCGCGCTGGAAAATGGCCTGACAACTTTTTCGATGGAGCTCGTGCCGCGCATCACGCGCGCGCAGGCAATGGATGCTCTGTCGTCGATGGCCACGGTCGCGGGCTACAAAGCGGTGCTGCTCGGCGCCGACCGCATCCCGCGCATGTTTCCTATGTTGATGACCGCTGCCGGGACGGTGCCGCCGGCACGTGTTTTGGTTTTGGGCGCCGGCGTCGCGGGATTGCAGGCAATTGCCACCGCGCGAAGGCTTGGCGCAGTCGTCGAAGCGTATGACGTGCGCGCGGCCGCCGGTGAACAGGTGCGTTCGCTTGGCGCGAAGTTTCTCGAAGTCGATCTCGGCGGACTGCAAACTGAAGACAAAGGTGGATACGCAGTCGAGCTTTCAGAAGAGGCCTTAAAACGCGGCCGCGATTTAATAGCTGAACAAGCGAAGAGCGCCGACGTGATCATAACGACGGCGCAGGTACCTGGGCGCCGGGCGCCGGTTTTGATGGATGAGACGGCCGTCAACGGAATGAAACGTGGGTCGGTCGTGATCGATCTCGCGGGAGCGACGGGCGGCAATGTGACGGCGAGCCAGCCCGATGAAATCGTCGAGCGCAACGGCGTTACGATCCTGGCGCCGACGAATTTGCCGGCGACTGTGCCGGTACACGCGAGCCAACTTTATTCACGCAACGTCACGTCGTTTCTGAATTTGATGATCAAGGACGGCGAACTGCAGCTCGACATGAACGACGACGTGGTGGGCCCATCGTGCGTCACGCATGAAGGTCAATGGGTAAATCAAAGAGTCGCGGCGGCGGTTGGCCTTTGA
- a CDS encoding NAD(P) transhydrogenase subunit alpha — MNNISVLLLFSTGTMSGPAIIAALYVFVLAAFLGYQVISRVPPLLHTPLMSATNAISGISLVGSIVIAGSGHGRVATILGFIAVACASTNVVGGFVITDRMLRMFKRKK, encoded by the coding sequence ATGAATAACATTTCTGTTTTGCTCTTGTTTAGCACCGGCACCATGTCCGGTCCCGCGATCATCGCTGCGCTGTACGTGTTCGTGCTGGCGGCGTTCCTCGGCTATCAAGTCATCTCGCGCGTGCCGCCGCTTTTGCACACGCCCTTGATGTCGGCCACGAATGCGATCTCGGGCATCTCTTTGGTCGGTTCAATTGTGATCGCGGGTTCGGGGCACGGGCGGGTGGCGACGATCCTCGGTTTCATCGCCGTCGCCTGCGCCAGCACCAACGTTGTCGGTGGATTTGTGATTACGGATCGGATGTTGAGGATGTTCAAGAGGAAGAAATGA
- a CDS encoding dienelactone hydrolase family protein, with amino-acid sequence MRVDSLTIDTTAGPTTAYVDRPAEDTNTAVLLIHEWWGINQHIRDLARRYADEGYNCVAPDLFRGRVAQDVKEASALMDALAIEDGLETIRRTMEAARDKYGFDQFVINGYCMGGTFALRAACEIPELKAAAPFYGDIPEEDVLKKLTVPTLFIAGKLDAWINEAKVNGLKEAATKHDLPVEVVSYDADHAFFNDTRPEVFDPESAQDAWQRVLRHFKKSFS; translated from the coding sequence TTGAGAGTTGATTCACTAACGATTGATACGACCGCGGGCCCGACTACTGCCTACGTAGATCGACCCGCCGAAGATACAAACACCGCCGTCCTTCTGATTCATGAATGGTGGGGCATTAATCAGCACATTCGCGACCTCGCGCGCCGGTACGCCGATGAAGGTTACAACTGCGTCGCGCCCGATCTATTTCGCGGACGCGTCGCGCAGGATGTCAAAGAAGCATCAGCACTGATGGATGCGCTCGCCATCGAAGACGGCCTGGAAACAATCCGCCGTACCATGGAAGCGGCACGGGACAAATACGGCTTCGATCAGTTTGTCATCAACGGCTACTGCATGGGCGGCACGTTCGCTCTGCGCGCCGCGTGTGAGATTCCTGAATTGAAAGCTGCCGCTCCGTTCTACGGCGACATTCCGGAAGAAGATGTTTTGAAAAAGTTGACCGTGCCCACCCTTTTCATTGCCGGCAAACTCGACGCGTGGATTAACGAAGCGAAAGTGAACGGCCTAAAAGAAGCGGCTACGAAACATGACTTGCCCGTTGAAGTAGTTTCCTACGACGCCGATCACGCTTTCTTCAACGACACGCGTCCCGAGGTTTTCGATCCTGAAAGCGCGCAGGATGCGTGGCAACGCGTCCTCCGGCATTTCAAGAAAAGTTTTTCCTAA